The following proteins are co-located in the Lagenorhynchus albirostris chromosome 2, mLagAlb1.1, whole genome shotgun sequence genome:
- the LOC132515709 gene encoding hypoxanthine-guanine phosphoribosyltransferase-like, whose amino-acid sequence MEETGGRHIVALCVLKGGYKFFAHLLDYIKALNRNSDRSIPMTVDFIRLKSYCSDRSTGALKVIGGDDLSTLTGKTVMIAEDIIDAGKTTQTLLSLVKRLNPKMVKVAGLLVKSTPRSVGYRPDFDGFEIPDKFVVGYALDYNEYFRDLNHVCVISETGKPKYKA is encoded by the coding sequence ATGGAGGAGACGGGAGGCCGTCACATCGTGGCCCTCTGTGTGCTCAAGGGGGGCTATAAATTCTTTGCTCACCTGCTGGATTACATCAAAGCGCTGAACAGAAATAGTGATAGATCCATTCCTATGACTGTAGATTTTATCAGACTGAAGAGCTACTGTAGTGACCGGTCAACAGGCGCCTTAAAAGTAATTGGTGGAGATGATCTCTCAACTTTGACTGGAAAGACTGTCATGATTGCTGAAGATATAATTGACGCTGGTAAAACGACGCAAACCTTGCTTTCCTTGGTCAAGCGGCTTAATCCAAAGATGGTCAAGGTTGCGGGCTTGCTGGTGAAAAGCACCCCTCGAAGTGTTGGATATAGACCAGACTTTGATGGATTTGAAATTCCGGACAAGTTTGTTGTAGGATATGCCCTTGACTATAATGAATACTTCAGGGATTTGAATCATGTTTGTGTTATTAGTGAAACTGGAAAACCAAAATACAAAGCCTAA